The window CCCACTGCGCCTCGGCCTGCGCCTTCAGAGGCGCATCGAGCGCCGCAATCGCCTCGGGCATGGCCGCCGCATCGACCAGCGTGCGCGCGACGACCTTGCGCCCCTTGCGCTCCATAAGGGCAAAGCGGCTGGCCCAGGCCAGCGAACCGCCAAGGCGGACAGCGTTGCCCGCTTCGCTCTGGGGACTGTCGACCAGAGCGATCGGGCGGATATAGATCTTGCGAGGCATGGCGGCTCTTTAGCCTTTTACCGGACGGTGTCGAGAGAGGGTGAAAACGGCCCTCTTCTCACGGTTCGGTGGCGAGCAGGTAGAGCTGGCGGATGTCGTCGAGCGGCTTGAGCTTGCCTTCGTGCTGGATGCTCCAGAAAGTCCAGCCGTTGCACGACGGCGCGCCCTGCAGCTCCTTGCCCACGCCGTGGATCGATCCCGTCACAGGCCCCGAAGCGAGCGAGCCGTCGGCGCGCACGGTCGCGGTGAACTTGCCCTTCTTGGCGGTCAGCTCGGTGCCCGGCGCGATCCAGCCGGTCTCGACCAGGGTGCCGAAAGCAACCTTGGGCGCCGCACGCTTGGACTGCATGGTCTTGAGCGCGCTTTCGTCGAGTTCGAGCGCCATCTCGATGCGCTCCATCGCCGCTTCGCGATAATCGCCTTCACGTTCGCAGCCGATCCATTCGCGGCCCAGGCGCTTGGCGACCGCGCCGGTCGTGCCGGTGCCGAAGAAGGGATCGAGGACGACATCGCCCTTGTTGGTGGTGGCGAGCAGCACACGATAGAGCAGCGCTTCGGGCTTCTGCGTCGGGTGGACCTTGCGACCGTCCTTCTTCAGGCGCTCCGCGCCGTTGCAGATCGGCAGGTGCCAGTCCGAACGCATCTGCAGTTCATCGTTGAGCGTCTTCATCGCGCGGTAGTTGAAGGTGTACTTCGCCTTCTCGCCCATGCTCGCCCAGATCAGCGTCTCGTGCGCATTGGTGAAGCGCGTGCCCTTGAAGTTGGGCATCGGGTTTGCCTTGCGCCACACGATGTCGTTCAAGATCCAGAAGCCCATGTCCTGCATGATCGCGCCGAGGCGGAACACGTTGTGGTACGAGCCGATCACCCACAGCGAGCCATCGGGCTTGAGAACACGGCGCGCCTCGGTCAGCCAGTCGCGGGTGAACTGGTCATAGGTCGCGAAGCTGGCGAACTTGTCCCATTCATCGTTGACCGCATCGACGCGGCTGCCATCGGGACGATCGAGATCGCCGCCCAGCTGCAGGTTGTACGGCGGGTCAGCGAAGACCATGTCGACGCTCGCGTCGGGGATCTGGCGCATCGCCTCGATGCAGTCGCCCGGAATGATCTGGCCAAGCGGCAGCAGTTCCTTCGGGGTCGGTGCAGGTGCCTTCGCACGAATCCGTTCTTTGACCAGTACCTGACCCATTATGACCCCGTCTAAAACCGTAATTAACTGTGGAAAGACGACCCTAATGATTCATCGGCGAGTCGCCGTCAAGCTGCGACTCGCCGGGAATCCTGATGATTCAAGGTATCATAAAACGGAACAAAACGAATCCGACACAGCATATGGAGTCTGGCGATTCGCGACCGACTCAACATCTTGTGCCGAGCACCCCGAGGACCTTCGCGAAATTTTTTTACGCCAGCCCGGAATCCGATGTCGCGCCTGGGATCAGCGGCGCGCGATCAGAAAGCCATCTCGAGCTGGGCGATGGGCGAAAAACTGCGGCGGTGATGCGGGCTCGGCCCGTGTTCGCGCAGGGCGGCAAGGTGCCCCGCCGTGCCGTAACCGGCATTGCGCTCCCAGCCATACATCGGAAAGGCCTGCGCCAGGACACGCATGATCCGGTCTCGGTGCTGCTTGGCAATGATCGAGGCCGCCGAAATCGCCGCCTCGCTGCCATCGCCGCCTACGATTGCGCGCACGTTGGACCAGCGCCAGCCCTCGCTGCGCCCCTCCGGCGTCTTGTTGCCATCGACGAGAACCTCATCCGGTTCGAGCCCGGCCTTGGAGCACAGCGAACTGGCCGCGCGGGTCATCGCCAGCATGGTCGCGGCGAAGATGTTGATGCGGTCGATCGTCTCGACATCGACCACGCCCACAGCCCAGAGACAGGTTTTGTGTATTTCTGTTTCCAGCTGCAACCGGCGGCTGGCCGAGAGTTTCTTGGAATCGTCGAGCCCGGCCGGGGCGTTCTTGCCAAGCAGCACGGCGCCCGCCACAACAGGCCCGGCCAGCGGCCCACGACCGGCCTCATCGATGCCCATGACATGCGGGCGAACCAGCGCGATGCCCCCGTAGGGGCCGATAGAAGGAAGCGTCATGATCTCCGGAAAATCCATGTTTCTGCCGTCCCTATCGGCGCTCGGGCTGGCGCTGGCAAGCTGCGGATCTTCGGCCTCCGACACGCGCCCGACTCCCGAAGCCGCGCCACCGCCCTTTACGGTGGAAACGCTGGCAAGCTTCGAGGAACCCTGGGCGATGGACATCGATGCGGCCACCAACACTGCGATCATCACCGAGAAAGCCGGGACGATCCGCCTCTATCTGCCCGATGGGAGCACGGGAACCGTCAGCGGCGCGCCTGAGGTCGCCTACCAGGGCCAGGGCGGCCTTGGCGATGTTCTCCTCGCCCCGCAGGCCGACTGGACACCGCCCGAGAACGGCTCGCTCGACGGGCGCCGGGTCTATCTCTCGTGGGCCGAGCCGGGCGACGGCGACACGCGCGGCGCAGCCGTCGGCCTTGGCACCCTGGCCTGCTCGGCGCCCGCCAGCTGCGCGCTTGAAGGCCTTGAGGTCATCTGGCGCCAGACCCCGAAGGTCACGGGCGCCGGACACTATTCGCACCGCCTCGCCTTCTCGCCGGATGAAAGCTACCTTTTCGTCAGCTCGGGCGAACGGCAGAAGGGCGAGCCCGCGCAGGACACCTCGAACACGCTGGGCACCATCGTGCGCCTGCTCCCCGATGGCTCCCCGGCGCCCGGGAACCCCTTCGCCGACAAGGGCTCGCCTTCCGACGAGATCTGGTCCTACGGCCACCGCAACGTCCTTGGCCTTGCCTTCGATGCGAACGGGGACCTGTGGGACCTTGAACACGGGCCTGCGGGCGGCGACGAGATCAACCGCATCGAGGCGGGCCTCAACTACGGCTGGCCGCTGGTCTCGGACGGCGATCACTACAACGGCGATCCGATTCCGCGCCACTCCACCCGCCCCGACCTTGCCGCGCCCGCCATCAGCTGGAACCCGGTGATCGCTCCGGGCGATTTCATCCTCTACAAGGGAGACCGCTACCCCGGGTTCCACGACAAGGCGGTCATTGCCTCGTTCTCCGTCCCCGGCCTCGTTCTGGTCGCGCTCAACGGCACGCAAGGTGTTGAAGAAGCGCGCTATGAGCTTGATCACCGCATCCGCGAGGTGCGTGAGACGCCCTCGGGCGAGATCTGGCTGCTGGAAGACGGTCCGGCTCCGGACAGCGGACACCTCCTCAAACTGGTGCCGCCTGCCAAGGGCCAAAGCGCGAATTGAATCGACAAAGCGCGCGCCCCGCCGTATCGGCGCGCGCCATGTCCAACTCGTCCGACACCGCAACCGTCATTCCGCTCGACAACGTCGACCCTGCCCTCGTCGAGGATCTGCTCGACCGCGCGTTCGAACCCGAGCGACGCCAACGCACCGCCTACAAGGTGCGCGAAGGCATGGAATGGCTCCCTGCGCTCAGCTTTGCGGTCATGGACGACAAGGACATGATGGTCGGCTCGATCCAGTGCTGGCCGGTCGCGCTGACCGACGACGATGGCCGCGCACACCCGATGATCATGGTCGGACCCGTTGCCGTCCTGCCCGAGGAACAGAACCGCGGCTACGGCCAGGTACTGATGTCGGCGGCCATGTCGGGCATCGACGAGCGCGCGCCGCTCCCGCAGGTCCTCATCGGCGATCCCGAATACTACGGCCGCTTCTGGGGCTTCAGCAACGCCCAGACGCAAGGCTGGGAGCTGCCCGGTCCGTTCGAGGCGAGCCGTCTGCTGGTGCGCTGCGACAACCCGGCCGTGCTGCCCGCAAAGGGCACGCTCGGTCCCTGGACGCGCTGAACCGGACCAGGTCCCGGCCGCATATCGCGGCGCCTGGCTTGGGAATGAAGCTGGAAAGGCTTGGCGCTTGGCGCGTGCGTGCCTATCTGGCATCGCACACGCCATGCCTTACGAAGCCCCACCCGACCTTGCCGGCCTTTCCCTCGCCGACGTGGCCGCGCTCCTCGAAGCGCGGCGGCTGCCGCCTGTCGAAACCTGGGAGCCCGCGCATGTCGGCGACAGCCACATGCGGATCGCGGCCAATGGCCGCTGGTACCACGAAGGCGGCCTGATCACGCGCCCCGCGATGGTGCGCGCCTTCGCCTCGCTTCTACTGTGCGATGCGGGCGGCCAGCACTGGCTCGTCACCCCCACCCAGAAACTGTCGATCGCGGTGGAGGATGCCGCGTTCCTCGCTGTCGACCTCAAGGAAGAGGACGGCAATCTCGTCTTTCGCCTCAACACCGATGACCTCGTGATCGCGGGCCCCGCGCACCCGATCACGGCCGAGGGCGATCCCGACAGCCCCGCCATCTATCTGGGCGTGCGCCACGGCTGCCGTGCCCGGCTCAACCGCAGCACGTACGCCCAGCTCGCCGAGATCGCGCTTGCAAGCGATGACCTCTCGGTCACCAGCGGCACCGCCCATTTCCCGCTGAGCCCGGCATGAGCGCCCTGTTCGAAGCCGTGAAGCGCCGTTTCGAGGCGCGCGAAGGGCATGCCCAGCCCCGCCGCTTCACCGATCCGCGCACCGCGCAGATCGAGAGCTTCATCCCCGCCGCCGTCCTCATCGCCCTGACCGAACGCGAACGGCCGGGCATGCTCCTCCTCCACCGCCCCTCCTCGATGCGCGCGCATCCGGGGCAGGTCGCCTTTCCCGGTGGCCGGATCGATCCGGGCGAAGCGCCTGTCGAGGCTGCCTTGCGCGAAGCGAACGAGGAACTGGGCATTGATCCCGCGTGCGTGCGGGTCGTGGGCACGGGGGATCTCTACCGCACCGGCAGCGGCTACGAGATCACGCCCGTCCTTGGCATCGTGCCCCCCGACATCGAGATCCGCCCCAACCCCGCCGAGGTCGCCAAGTGGTTCGAGGCCCCGGTCGACTTCGTGCTCGATCCCGCCAACCAGAAGGCCAGAAGCCTGGAATGGGAAGGCGCAACGCGCGAATATGTCGAGATCATGTGGGAGGGGCACCGCATCTGGGGCGTCACCGGCGCCATCATTACCAACCTGACGCATAGGCTGAACTGGCATGACTGAACGGCTTTGCGCCGAGTGGATGGGCCGCGCGGATCTCGCCGATCTGGTCGCGGCACTGGGCAAGGGCTGCGCGCGCTACGTCGGCGGCGCGGTGCGCGATACGTTGCTGGGCCTTGCCGTCAAGGACATCGACATGGCCACCACGCTGCGCCCCGAAGAGGTCATGCAGCGCCTTGAGGATGCCGGGATCCGGCGCGTACCCACCGGCATCGAACACGGCACCGTCACGGCGGTCCTGCCCGGCGGCCCGGTCGAGATCACCACGCTGCGCCACGACGTATCGACCGATGGGCGCCGCGCCACGGTCGCCTTCGCGCAGGATTGGCACGAGGACGCCGCGCGCCGCGATTTCACCATCAACGCCCTCTACGCCGATCCCGCTGACGGCACGATCTACGACTATTTCGAGGGCCAGACGGACCTCGCCACGCGCACTGTGCGCTTTATCGGCGATGCCCGTCAGCGCATCCGCGAGGATCACTTGCGCATCTTGCGCTACTTCCGCTTCCAGGCCCGGTTCGGCAGCCAGCCCGCCGACGAAGACGCCGAGAGCGCCTGCCGCGAACTCGCCGCGACACTCAAAGGTCTTTCGCGTGAGCGGGTGGGCATGGAGACGATGAACCTCCTCGGCCTCCCCGACCCCGCCCCGACCATCGCGCGCATGAAGGCGCTGGGCGTTCTCGACGTGATCCTGCCCGAAGCCCGCCCCGAAGCGCTCACCGCCCTTATCGCCTGCGAGCAACGCCAGGACATCGCGCCCGATGCGGTTCGCCGCCTTGCCGCCCTGCTCCCGGCCGATGTTGCTCTTGCCGAACAGATCGCCTCGCGCTTCCGGCTTTCGGGCGCGCAGAAGAAGCGCCTCGCGCTTGCCGCGGCGCGCGAGGATATTCCCGGTGCGCCGCGGGCCCTCGCGTTCCGACTGGGCATGGACCAGGCGCTCGACCGCCTGCTCATCGCAGGGGCCGATGTCACCCCCCTCAAGGACTGGACCATCCCCGCCTTCCCGCTCAAAGGCGGCCAGATCGTCGCGCGCGGTGTCGGCGCAGGTCCCGAGGTCGCACGTGTCCTGCGCACCGTCGAAGCCCTGTGGATCGCGGAAGGATTCCCGGATAGCCCGCGCGTAGAGCAGCTGCTCGACGATGTGATCGCACAGCAAGGCCCCGCGTGAGCGCAGGTGACCTTGGTGCCACGCTGGAAGGCCAGCCGCTCCTCGCCTTGACGGTGGCCGCGATCGTGCTCGCCGTGGCCGCCCAGATGGTGAGCGCGCAGCGTCCGAGCCTTGGCACAGGGATGCGCAATGTCGCCTACCTCGGACTGCTTGTGGCAGGCCTGCTCACGGTGGTGCAGTTCGCAGGCAGTAACCGGACTTCGGACGCCGCGCTCTGGCTCGATCACACCCGCGAGGCCCGGATCGAAGGCGATGAGACCGTCATCGCGATGCGCGCGGACGGGCACTTCTGGGTCAAGGCGCAACTGAACGGCGAACCCGTCGACTTCATGATCGACACCGGCGCGACCTATACCACGGTCCCCCAAAGCGTCGCGCAGCGCACCGGCCTTGCCGCGAGCGAAGACGGTGAAGGGCGACTGCTCGACACCGCCAACGGCACCGTTGTCGCGCGCATGGGCCTGGCCCGCTCGCTGCGCCTGGGCACCATCGAGGCGAGCGACCTGCCGCTCGCCGTCCTGCCCGACACGCAGAACGACACCGCCGTCATCGGCATGAACCTGCTCTCACAGATGAAGAGCTGGCGCGTGGAAGGCGAGCGGCTGATCCTGACACCGTGAGCACGGCCCGTCCCGGTCAGGAACCGGCAAGCTATCTGCGGGTAGTATAGGGACCATGAACCTCGAAATTCCCGACCAGCTCGATGAGCTTGCGACCTATCTCGCGGGCCAGCCGCTCCTTGCGCTCGCGCTGGGGGCGCTGCTGGTCACGATGATCGGAGGCCTGCTGCGCGGCCCGCTGCCGTTTCTGGGTGGCTTCGTGAAGGGCGTAGGCAACCTCGGCCTCGTCGCGGCCCTGCTTCTCACCATCGCGCAATTTGCCCGCCTCAACACCGGTTTCGACTTTGCCCTGCCCCAGGTCGGGATCGAACGCCAGAGCGTCGAGGGCAGCGAGACACGGGTCGCCATGGCCCCGGACGGGCACTTCTGGATCCGCGCCAGCATCAACGGTGTCGAGCGGGACTTCCTCGTCGACACCGGCGCGACCCTGACCGCCCTTGCTCCCGTGACGGCCGAGGCTGCGCAGATCGAGCCCTCGCCCGTCCCGCGCCGGATCGCAATGCGCACGGCCAATGGCACGGTGCCCGCCGAACTGGTCACGGTAGACGAACTGCGCTTCGGGAACATCGTCGCGCGCGATCTCGACGCGGTCGTTGCACCGGGCCTGGGAGAGCAGAACGT is drawn from Novosphingobium decolorationis and contains these coding sequences:
- a CDS encoding CCA tRNA nucleotidyltransferase, which produces MTERLCAEWMGRADLADLVAALGKGCARYVGGAVRDTLLGLAVKDIDMATTLRPEEVMQRLEDAGIRRVPTGIEHGTVTAVLPGGPVEITTLRHDVSTDGRRATVAFAQDWHEDAARRDFTINALYADPADGTIYDYFEGQTDLATRTVRFIGDARQRIREDHLRILRYFRFQARFGSQPADEDAESACRELAATLKGLSRERVGMETMNLLGLPDPAPTIARMKALGVLDVILPEARPEALTALIACEQRQDIAPDAVRRLAALLPADVALAEQIASRFRLSGAQKKRLALAAAREDIPGAPRALAFRLGMDQALDRLLIAGADVTPLKDWTIPAFPLKGGQIVARGVGAGPEVARVLRTVEALWIAEGFPDSPRVEQLLDDVIAQQGPA
- a CDS encoding GNAT family N-acetyltransferase, translating into MSNSSDTATVIPLDNVDPALVEDLLDRAFEPERRQRTAYKVREGMEWLPALSFAVMDDKDMMVGSIQCWPVALTDDDGRAHPMIMVGPVAVLPEEQNRGYGQVLMSAAMSGIDERAPLPQVLIGDPEYYGRFWGFSNAQTQGWELPGPFEASRLLVRCDNPAVLPAKGTLGPWTR
- a CDS encoding retropepsin-like aspartic protease family protein, which produces MNLEIPDQLDELATYLAGQPLLALALGALLVTMIGGLLRGPLPFLGGFVKGVGNLGLVAALLLTIAQFARLNTGFDFALPQVGIERQSVEGSETRVAMAPDGHFWIRASINGVERDFLVDTGATLTALAPVTAEAAQIEPSPVPRRIAMRTANGTVPAELVTVDELRFGNIVARDLDAVVAPGLGEQNVIGMNLLSRLASWRVEGRTLILVPNHPQPVEEV
- a CDS encoding retropepsin-like aspartic protease family protein, yielding MSAGDLGATLEGQPLLALTVAAIVLAVAAQMVSAQRPSLGTGMRNVAYLGLLVAGLLTVVQFAGSNRTSDAALWLDHTREARIEGDETVIAMRADGHFWVKAQLNGEPVDFMIDTGATYTTVPQSVAQRTGLAASEDGEGRLLDTANGTVVARMGLARSLRLGTIEASDLPLAVLPDTQNDTAVIGMNLLSQMKSWRVEGERLILTP
- a CDS encoding PQQ-dependent sugar dehydrogenase codes for the protein MFLPSLSALGLALASCGSSASDTRPTPEAAPPPFTVETLASFEEPWAMDIDAATNTAIITEKAGTIRLYLPDGSTGTVSGAPEVAYQGQGGLGDVLLAPQADWTPPENGSLDGRRVYLSWAEPGDGDTRGAAVGLGTLACSAPASCALEGLEVIWRQTPKVTGAGHYSHRLAFSPDESYLFVSSGERQKGEPAQDTSNTLGTIVRLLPDGSPAPGNPFADKGSPSDEIWSYGHRNVLGLAFDANGDLWDLEHGPAGGDEINRIEAGLNYGWPLVSDGDHYNGDPIPRHSTRPDLAAPAISWNPVIAPGDFILYKGDRYPGFHDKAVIASFSVPGLVLVALNGTQGVEEARYELDHRIREVRETPSGEIWLLEDGPAPDSGHLLKLVPPAKGQSAN
- a CDS encoding site-specific DNA-methyltransferase; translated protein: MGQVLVKERIRAKAPAPTPKELLPLGQIIPGDCIEAMRQIPDASVDMVFADPPYNLQLGGDLDRPDGSRVDAVNDEWDKFASFATYDQFTRDWLTEARRVLKPDGSLWVIGSYHNVFRLGAIMQDMGFWILNDIVWRKANPMPNFKGTRFTNAHETLIWASMGEKAKYTFNYRAMKTLNDELQMRSDWHLPICNGAERLKKDGRKVHPTQKPEALLYRVLLATTNKGDVVLDPFFGTGTTGAVAKRLGREWIGCEREGDYREAAMERIEMALELDESALKTMQSKRAAPKVAFGTLVETGWIAPGTELTAKKGKFTATVRADGSLASGPVTGSIHGVGKELQGAPSCNGWTFWSIQHEGKLKPLDDIRQLYLLATEP
- a CDS encoding CoA pyrophosphatase → MSALFEAVKRRFEAREGHAQPRRFTDPRTAQIESFIPAAVLIALTERERPGMLLLHRPSSMRAHPGQVAFPGGRIDPGEAPVEAALREANEELGIDPACVRVVGTGDLYRTGSGYEITPVLGIVPPDIEIRPNPAEVAKWFEAPVDFVLDPANQKARSLEWEGATREYVEIMWEGHRIWGVTGAIITNLTHRLNWHD
- a CDS encoding DUF1285 domain-containing protein gives rise to the protein MPYEAPPDLAGLSLADVAALLEARRLPPVETWEPAHVGDSHMRIAANGRWYHEGGLITRPAMVRAFASLLLCDAGGQHWLVTPTQKLSIAVEDAAFLAVDLKEEDGNLVFRLNTDDLVIAGPAHPITAEGDPDSPAIYLGVRHGCRARLNRSTYAQLAEIALASDDLSVTSGTAHFPLSPA
- a CDS encoding ribonuclease HII, translating into MTLPSIGPYGGIALVRPHVMGIDEAGRGPLAGPVVAGAVLLGKNAPAGLDDSKKLSASRRLQLETEIHKTCLWAVGVVDVETIDRINIFAATMLAMTRAASSLCSKAGLEPDEVLVDGNKTPEGRSEGWRWSNVRAIVGGDGSEAAISAASIIAKQHRDRIMRVLAQAFPMYGWERNAGYGTAGHLAALREHGPSPHHRRSFSPIAQLEMAF